Proteins encoded by one window of Epinephelus moara isolate mb chromosome 18, YSFRI_EMoa_1.0, whole genome shotgun sequence:
- the dhrs7b gene encoding dehydrogenase/reductase SDR family member 7B — protein sequence MERIMGGGVLQMILASAGLLLLYRILVRLRSGAALQDAVVVITGASSGLGKECARVFHAAGARLVLCGRDARRLQQVVQELTASSTGSQRQTYTPSTVIFDLSDTNTVERAAEEILKCYGQVDVLINNAGISYRGNILDTHLSVQRDVMETNYFGPIALTQALLPSMVQRRSGHIVVISSVQGKIAIPYRSAYAASKHATQAYFDCLRAEIERYGIPVTVISPGYIRTSLSVNAVTGDGSKYGVLDKTTAMGRDPGHVAQAVLKAVRQRSKDVILAGPLPHLAIYLRTLWPALFFKLMSSRARKEQKPKDE from the exons ATGGAGCGCATCATGGGAGGAGGAGTGCTTCAGATGATCTTAGCAAGTGCGGGACTCTTGCTTCTTTATCGGATACTTGTCCGCCTCAGATCAGGAGCTGCTCTGCAGGATGCTGTGGTGGTCATCACAGGGGCCAGCTCTGGACTGGGGAAAG AGTGTGCACGGGTCTTTCACGCTGCAGGTGCACGGCTTGTGCTGTGTGGACGAGATGCACGCCGCCTGCAGCAGGTGGTCCAGGAGCTTACAGCAAGTTCAACAGGCTCGCAGCGGCAG ACTTACACTCCCAGCACTGTCATCTTCGACCtgtctgacacaaacacagtggaAAGAGCTGCAGAGGAGATCCTGAAATGTTACGGCCAAGTGGATGTCCTCATCAATAACGCTGGAATCAGTTATCGTGGCAACATACTGGATACCCACCTGTCAGTTCAGCGGGATGTTATGGAAACAAATTACTTTGGGCCCATTGCTCTTACTCAAG CTCTCCTGCCCTCCATGGTTCAACGGCGCAGTGGCCACATCGTTGTCATCAGCAGTGTCCAGGGCAAGATAGCCATTCCTTACAGATCAGCTT ATGCAGCCTCTAAGCACGCCACCCAGGCCTACTTCGACTGCTTACGCGCCGAGATTGAGCGCTACGGGATTCCAGTAACTGTGATCAGTCCTGGGTACATCCGAACCAGCCTGTCGGTCAATGCTGTCACAGGAGACGGCTCTAAGTATGGAG TTTTGGATAAAACCACAGCAATGGGTCGGGACCCCGGGCATGTGGCTCAGGCTGTTCTGAAGGCTGTCCGTCAGAGGAGCAAAGACGTTATTTTGGCAGGACCTCTGCCCCATCTGGCCATCTACCTTCGTACACTGTGGCCTGCGCTCTTCTTCAAACTCATGTCCTCTCGCGCTCGCAAGGAGCAGAAACCTAAAGATGAGTGA